A part of Prevotella melaninogenica genomic DNA contains:
- a CDS encoding DUF3256 family protein encodes MKKTLIIICFLTCWLCVSAQSLREVWIEMPDSVLPYLSKSQRTELVDYVDMKADPAVLNVFGDSVRIERMTNNYLLVKASKVTRLEIKLLDNNTLALVQTWKAPVAESKLSLFNLQWQPKEAVVVYNENIVKPDSMSEEEFADLKSLMYPRMREYRLSAENNSLSVSWNYPLLSKKDVKRVADLLKMQVVNWTGKDFR; translated from the coding sequence ATGAAAAAGACATTGATAATTATATGTTTCCTGACTTGTTGGCTGTGTGTTTCTGCTCAAAGCCTGCGTGAAGTGTGGATAGAAATGCCAGATAGCGTACTACCTTATCTGAGTAAAAGTCAGCGTACTGAATTGGTTGACTATGTTGATATGAAAGCTGACCCAGCTGTCTTGAATGTTTTTGGTGATTCTGTTCGGATAGAGCGTATGACCAATAACTATCTTTTAGTTAAAGCAAGTAAGGTCACTCGTTTGGAAATCAAATTATTGGATAATAATACTTTGGCTTTAGTTCAGACTTGGAAAGCACCTGTTGCAGAGAGTAAGTTGAGCCTTTTCAACTTGCAATGGCAACCCAAAGAGGCTGTTGTGGTATACAATGAGAATATTGTAAAACCTGACTCTATGAGTGAAGAGGAATTTGCTGATTTAAAGTCATTGATGTATCCTCGTATGAGAGAGTATCGTCTGTCAGCAGAGAATAACTCGTTGTCAGTAAGTTGGAACTACCCTTTGCTGTCAAAGAAAGATGTAAAGCGGGTTGCAGACTTATTGAAGATGCAGGTTGTTAACTGGACAGGAAAAGACTTTCGATAG